A genomic region of Gemmata massiliana contains the following coding sequences:
- a CDS encoding 3-keto-disaccharide hydrolase, producing MRYLLSCVALYAAVPLLAAEPPKGFTPLFNGKNLDGWHGWAIHAKGGAPADLAKLSPEDRAKKIAEWTADAKKHWSVSGDELVNDGNGAYLTTDKDYGDIELLVEYKTVAKADSGIYLRDTPQVQIWDTTKEGGKWNLSADKGSGGLFNNSKGAAGQLPLVHADKAFGEWNSFRIVQVGERTTVYLNGKLVVDNARMENFWDRKAPLPKAGKILLQTHGGEIRWRNVFVREIPATEANEILRKRDSKGFDSSFNGKTLDGWAGAVDNYEVVDGAIVCKKGKGGNLITKAEYADFTARLEYKLPAGGNNGLAIRTPNGNAHVATDAMCELQILDDTHPMYAKLDPRQYNLSAYGMVPAHRGFLRPVGEWNFAEVTVKGPTIVVELNGTRVLDADLSKVTEFKDKTPHVGKDRTSGHFGFAGHDDPVAFRKIEIRKIEK from the coding sequence ATGCGTTACCTCCTGTCCTGCGTTGCACTGTACGCGGCCGTCCCGCTCCTCGCTGCCGAACCGCCGAAAGGGTTCACGCCGCTGTTCAACGGCAAGAACCTCGACGGCTGGCACGGATGGGCCATCCACGCGAAGGGCGGCGCGCCGGCCGACCTCGCGAAACTGTCGCCCGAGGATCGCGCGAAGAAGATCGCGGAGTGGACCGCCGACGCGAAGAAGCACTGGTCCGTCTCCGGCGACGAGTTGGTCAACGACGGCAACGGCGCGTACCTCACCACCGACAAGGACTACGGCGACATCGAGTTGCTCGTCGAGTACAAGACCGTCGCGAAGGCCGACAGCGGCATCTACCTGCGCGACACGCCGCAGGTGCAGATCTGGGACACGACGAAAGAGGGCGGGAAGTGGAACCTGAGCGCGGACAAGGGGTCCGGCGGGCTGTTCAACAACTCGAAGGGCGCGGCCGGGCAACTGCCCCTGGTCCACGCGGACAAGGCGTTCGGCGAGTGGAACTCGTTCCGCATCGTCCAAGTGGGCGAGCGCACTACCGTGTACCTCAACGGCAAGCTCGTGGTCGATAACGCCCGCATGGAGAACTTCTGGGACCGCAAGGCGCCGCTGCCGAAGGCGGGCAAGATCCTGCTGCAAACGCACGGCGGCGAGATCCGCTGGCGCAACGTGTTCGTGCGCGAGATCCCCGCGACCGAAGCGAACGAGATCCTGCGCAAGCGCGACTCCAAGGGCTTCGACAGCTCGTTCAACGGCAAGACCCTCGACGGGTGGGCCGGCGCGGTGGACAACTACGAGGTCGTGGACGGCGCGATCGTGTGCAAGAAGGGCAAGGGCGGGAACCTCATCACGAAGGCCGAGTACGCGGACTTCACGGCGCGCCTGGAGTACAAGCTCCCGGCCGGCGGGAACAACGGGCTCGCGATCCGCACGCCCAACGGGAACGCGCACGTCGCGACGGACGCCATGTGCGAACTGCAGATCCTCGACGACACGCACCCGATGTACGCGAAGCTCGACCCGCGCCAGTACAACCTCTCCGCTTACGGCATGGTCCCGGCGCACCGCGGGTTCCTGCGGCCGGTGGGCGAATGGAACTTCGCGGAAGTGACCGTGAAGGGGCCGACGATCGTGGTCGAGCTGAACGGCACGCGCGTCCTCGACGCGGACCTGAGCAAGGTCACCGAATTCAAGGACAAGACCCCGCACGTCGGCAAGGACCGCACCTCGGGGCACTTCGGCTTCGCCGGGCACGACGACCCGGTCGCGTTCCGCAAGATCGAGATCCGGAAGATCGAGAAATAA
- a CDS encoding WD40 repeat domain-containing protein, whose product MSIPPPRPVFDPTAARVEREFKHARPLIGCRFDPSGRFLFASSEDDSVQRFDLLTGAKTAFAGHESWVRGMAFVVPTPVAPADLSAWPKQQSAIRGAVGFGAVESPAPKSAPFAFISADYHGKLIWWSGDAGTPKPVRTVQAHDGWVRALAVSPDGLTVASCGNDNTVKLWRTADGAAVRGLEGHSSHVYNVAFHPNGARLVSCDLKGIVKDWDVKTGKCEREIDAKLLHKYDSGFMADIGGARGIAFKSDGSAFALCGITNVSNAFAGVGNPAVVLVDWAGGKSKVLKTKEAFQGTAWGVAFHPSGAVIAAGGGGQGRIWLWKGEDPTSAHTINVPANARDLTTSPTGERFAIAGSNGAVYVYTFAPK is encoded by the coding sequence ATGTCCATCCCGCCCCCGCGCCCCGTCTTCGACCCGACTGCCGCGCGCGTCGAGCGCGAGTTCAAACACGCGCGACCGCTCATCGGCTGCCGGTTCGACCCGTCGGGCCGGTTCCTCTTCGCCTCGTCAGAAGACGACAGCGTGCAGCGGTTCGACCTGCTGACCGGCGCGAAGACCGCGTTCGCGGGTCACGAAAGTTGGGTGCGCGGGATGGCGTTCGTGGTGCCAACACCCGTTGCCCCCGCCGACCTCAGTGCGTGGCCCAAGCAGCAGAGCGCGATTCGGGGCGCGGTCGGGTTCGGTGCGGTAGAATCGCCGGCGCCGAAATCCGCGCCGTTCGCGTTCATTTCCGCCGACTACCACGGCAAACTCATCTGGTGGTCGGGAGACGCAGGCACGCCGAAGCCCGTGCGGACGGTACAAGCTCACGACGGCTGGGTAAGAGCGCTCGCCGTCAGTCCGGACGGACTCACGGTCGCCAGTTGCGGGAACGACAACACGGTGAAATTGTGGCGCACGGCCGACGGCGCCGCGGTCCGCGGGCTGGAGGGGCATTCGTCGCACGTTTACAACGTCGCGTTCCACCCGAACGGTGCGCGGCTCGTGTCGTGTGATCTCAAGGGCATCGTGAAAGATTGGGACGTGAAGACCGGCAAGTGCGAGCGAGAGATCGACGCCAAATTGCTCCACAAGTACGATTCCGGGTTCATGGCCGACATCGGCGGCGCGCGGGGGATCGCGTTCAAGTCGGACGGCTCCGCGTTCGCGCTGTGCGGGATCACGAACGTGAGCAACGCCTTTGCGGGTGTCGGGAACCCGGCGGTGGTGCTGGTCGACTGGGCGGGCGGCAAATCGAAAGTGCTCAAGACAAAGGAGGCGTTCCAGGGGACGGCCTGGGGCGTCGCGTTCCACCCGTCGGGGGCGGTGATCGCGGCTGGAGGCGGTGGACAGGGGCGCATCTGGCTCTGGAAGGGCGAAGACCCCACGAGCGCCCACACGATCAACGTCCCCGCTAACGCCCGCGACCTCACCACTAGCCCCACCGGAGAGCGATTCGCGATCGCCGGGTCCAACGGCGCCGTTTACGTGTACACGTTCGCCCCGAAATAA
- a CDS encoding DUF1501 domain-containing protein: MLPCNYACRSTDHTVSRRGFLGAALGSTAALGLNGFANPASAAELKKSQKRVLVIFLAGGVSQLETWDPKPNTDTGGPFKAIQTSVTGTRISELLPHTAKHAHRLALVRSLNSISDDHGIGESIMLTGRKPEAGINYPHIGAVSAKMLAARESSLPGHIQILPKGGSGFNGGDATFLGPKFASVSLGDGKPPADLFRPANLPAGTDEEREAFRRKLNDRFAKSRKSAATEAYTESYTQAERVVKQAEVFDVEKENPKLADRYGRHDFGRHLLLARRLLEAGVTYVKVSHSNYDTHHENFDFHIEQLGEFDRPFAALLDDLADRGMLESTLVVVMSEMGRTPRINAQYGRDHWSKAWSVALAGAGIKGGVVVGKTNANGTAVADREVYSGHLFHTYLRAVGLDSTKNFYPNERPVPVADPKTSAIEEVLA; encoded by the coding sequence ATGCTGCCATGCAACTACGCCTGCCGGTCTACCGATCACACCGTTTCGCGCCGCGGGTTCCTCGGGGCCGCGCTCGGCTCCACCGCGGCGCTGGGGCTCAACGGGTTCGCGAACCCCGCGTCCGCGGCGGAACTGAAGAAATCTCAAAAGCGCGTGCTGGTCATCTTCCTGGCCGGCGGCGTGAGCCAACTTGAAACGTGGGATCCGAAGCCGAACACCGACACCGGCGGGCCGTTCAAGGCGATTCAAACGTCCGTTACCGGCACGCGCATTTCCGAACTGCTCCCGCACACCGCGAAGCACGCGCACCGGCTCGCGCTCGTGCGCAGCCTCAACTCGATCTCCGACGACCACGGCATCGGCGAGAGCATCATGCTCACCGGGCGCAAGCCGGAAGCGGGGATCAACTACCCGCACATCGGTGCGGTATCGGCCAAAATGCTCGCGGCGCGCGAATCGTCGCTCCCCGGGCACATCCAGATCCTGCCGAAAGGCGGGAGCGGCTTCAACGGTGGCGACGCCACGTTCCTCGGACCCAAGTTCGCTTCCGTCTCCCTCGGCGACGGCAAGCCGCCCGCGGACCTCTTCCGCCCCGCGAACCTGCCGGCCGGCACGGACGAGGAGCGCGAGGCGTTCCGACGGAAGCTCAACGACCGGTTCGCGAAATCCCGCAAGTCGGCCGCGACCGAAGCCTACACCGAGTCGTACACGCAGGCCGAGCGCGTGGTGAAGCAGGCCGAGGTGTTCGACGTGGAGAAGGAGAACCCGAAGCTCGCGGACCGGTACGGCCGCCACGACTTCGGCCGCCACCTGCTCCTCGCCCGGCGGTTGCTCGAAGCGGGCGTGACCTACGTGAAGGTGTCGCACTCGAACTACGACACGCACCACGAGAACTTCGACTTCCACATCGAACAGCTCGGCGAGTTCGACCGCCCCTTCGCGGCCCTGCTCGACGACCTCGCGGACCGTGGGATGCTGGAGAGTACGCTCGTGGTGGTGATGAGCGAGATGGGCCGCACGCCGCGCATCAACGCCCAGTACGGCCGCGACCACTGGTCGAAGGCGTGGTCGGTGGCGCTGGCGGGCGCCGGGATTAAGGGCGGCGTGGTGGTCGGCAAGACGAACGCGAACGGTACCGCCGTGGCCGACCGCGAGGTGTACAGCGGGCACCTGTTCCACACGTACCTGCGGGCCGTCGGCCTCGATTCGACGAAGAACTTCTACCCGAACGAGCGCCCCGTGCCCGTCGCCGACCCCAAAACCTCCGCGATCGAGGAAGTACTGGCGTAA
- a CDS encoding DUF1549 domain-containing protein, which translates to MLAPSRLLALVALFASPVLLQAEEPLRVRIGKHIANGVPDFQKKAAPAASDEEFLRRVTLDLTGTAPTVAELHDFLADSAKDKREKLIDKLIAGTGYARRMAWHFDVMLMERRPDAKVSRAEWEQYLKLAFSENKPYDVLVRELLSTDGSDPKTRAAAKFVLDRDLEPHLVTKDIGRVFLGRNMQCAQCHDHPNVDDYRQADYYGIQAFLNRSFLFPNAQAPTAVIAERAEGDVNFMSVFDKNKKQHTTAPRMLGAKAIDEPKAEKGKEYKVAPAPNVKPVPAYSRRERLAAAITSPENPTFARNIVNRMWAMMMGRGIVHPVDWDHSKNPPSHPELLDELTREFVAHKYDLKWLIREIALSDAYQRSSEIPAALGEPPADRYLVAVLKPLTPEQFGYALMQATGHTDAERDALKKLSPKATEDVLDGKLAPRLGPFRKILGGKAGDAGENFSATLDQTLFLKYGGAVRGLLPPRTGNLADRLSKITNPDAVADELFAAVLARRPTADEMRDVGDALRSTKDRQATINELVWALVASAEFRFNH; encoded by the coding sequence ATGCTCGCTCCCTCCCGGTTGCTCGCGCTCGTTGCGCTGTTCGCCTCGCCAGTTCTCTTGCAGGCCGAAGAACCTCTGCGCGTGCGCATCGGTAAGCACATTGCCAATGGCGTTCCCGACTTTCAAAAGAAAGCCGCACCAGCCGCGAGCGACGAAGAGTTCCTCCGGCGCGTGACACTCGACCTCACAGGCACCGCACCGACCGTAGCGGAGTTGCACGATTTCCTCGCCGACTCCGCAAAGGACAAGCGCGAGAAGCTCATCGACAAGCTCATCGCCGGCACGGGCTACGCCCGGCGCATGGCGTGGCACTTCGACGTGATGCTGATGGAGCGCCGGCCTGACGCGAAGGTGTCCCGGGCCGAGTGGGAGCAGTATCTGAAACTGGCGTTTTCGGAGAACAAGCCCTACGACGTCCTCGTGCGCGAGTTACTGTCGACCGACGGCAGCGACCCCAAGACCCGCGCGGCCGCGAAGTTCGTGCTCGACCGCGACCTCGAACCGCACCTCGTCACGAAGGACATCGGGCGCGTGTTTCTCGGGCGCAACATGCAGTGTGCCCAGTGCCACGACCACCCCAACGTCGACGACTACCGCCAGGCCGATTACTACGGCATCCAGGCGTTCCTGAACCGCTCCTTCCTGTTCCCCAACGCCCAGGCGCCGACGGCCGTGATCGCGGAACGGGCCGAGGGCGACGTGAACTTCATGAGTGTGTTCGACAAGAACAAGAAGCAACACACGACGGCCCCGCGGATGCTCGGCGCGAAGGCCATTGACGAACCGAAGGCCGAAAAGGGGAAAGAGTACAAGGTCGCGCCCGCACCGAACGTGAAGCCGGTCCCCGCCTACAGCCGGCGCGAGCGCCTCGCTGCGGCGATCACGAGCCCCGAGAACCCGACCTTCGCGCGGAACATCGTGAACCGCATGTGGGCGATGATGATGGGCCGCGGGATCGTTCACCCGGTGGACTGGGACCACAGCAAGAACCCGCCGTCGCACCCGGAGTTACTCGATGAACTCACCCGCGAGTTCGTGGCACACAAATACGACCTCAAGTGGCTGATCCGCGAAATCGCCCTTTCGGATGCCTATCAGCGGTCGAGCGAGATCCCCGCTGCTCTCGGCGAGCCACCCGCAGACCGTTACCTCGTCGCGGTCCTGAAGCCGCTCACGCCGGAACAGTTCGGCTATGCGCTGATGCAGGCGACCGGCCACACGGACGCCGAACGCGACGCGCTCAAGAAACTCAGTCCCAAAGCGACCGAAGACGTGCTCGACGGCAAACTCGCGCCGCGCCTCGGGCCGTTCCGCAAGATTCTGGGCGGCAAAGCGGGGGACGCGGGCGAGAACTTCTCCGCCACGCTCGACCAAACACTGTTCCTGAAGTACGGCGGTGCGGTGCGCGGGCTGCTCCCACCGCGAACCGGCAACCTCGCCGACCGGCTCAGCAAGATCACCAACCCCGACGCGGTCGCGGACGAACTCTTCGCCGCGGTGCTCGCGCGCCGGCCCACGGCCGACGAAATGAGGGACGTGGGTGACGCGCTGAGAAGCACCAAGGACCGCCAGGCAACCATCAATGAACTGGTGTGGGCGCTCGTGGCGTCCGCAGAATTCCGGTTCAACCATTAA
- a CDS encoding alpha,alpha-trehalose-phosphate synthase (UDP-forming) has product MGWSKERLEEVARTRLGGAKLIVVANREPYIHRYKNGEVEWIRPAGGLTTALDPVMQACGGVWVAHGSGDADRAVTDASGRVGVPPDDPNYVLRRVWLSKDDEEGYYYGTANSMLWPLCHQVFARPVFDPKHWETYRRVNETFAQAVLEEAEGGPALVFVQDYHFALLPRLLKAARPDLVTAQFWHIPWPGPEKFLVCPWAKELLDGMLGNDLLGFHTQHDCNNFLDTVDRALECRIDRERFAVQRAGQSTTVRPFPISVDPALAQEYLGNDWEDRATALRKKHRLGDRPLIVGVDRVDYTKGIPERLQAVDRLLHKHPELKGQFHFVQVGAPSRTHIPAYRDLTEEVNALAEKINWEHGTEDWQPVVFLNEHHGPEDIFVLYRTAAGCIVSSLHDGMNLVAKEFVTARDDERGVLVLSQFTGAARELPDAVLVNPFDVEEMADGLHASLTMSGSEQERRMRRMRGQVDDHNIYRWAGMLLSEVGKRVPDPVSVSVPAAEPEVEEPEPIAAPTAQERRQEHHIARETYLTAMYLASAGV; this is encoded by the coding sequence ATGGGCTGGAGCAAGGAACGTTTGGAAGAAGTGGCTCGCACGCGGTTGGGCGGGGCCAAGCTGATCGTGGTCGCGAACCGGGAACCGTACATCCACCGGTACAAGAACGGTGAGGTCGAGTGGATTCGGCCCGCGGGCGGACTCACGACTGCGCTGGACCCGGTAATGCAAGCGTGCGGGGGCGTGTGGGTCGCGCACGGGTCGGGGGACGCGGACCGCGCGGTGACCGACGCGAGTGGTCGCGTGGGTGTCCCCCCAGACGATCCGAACTACGTGCTGCGCCGCGTGTGGCTCAGCAAGGATGACGAAGAGGGGTATTACTACGGCACCGCCAACAGCATGCTGTGGCCCCTCTGCCACCAAGTCTTCGCGCGCCCCGTGTTCGACCCCAAGCACTGGGAAACGTACCGCCGGGTAAACGAGACGTTCGCGCAAGCGGTGCTCGAAGAGGCCGAAGGCGGTCCCGCGCTCGTCTTCGTGCAGGACTACCACTTCGCGCTGCTACCGCGACTGCTGAAAGCGGCCCGACCGGATCTGGTGACCGCGCAGTTCTGGCACATCCCGTGGCCCGGTCCCGAGAAGTTTCTGGTGTGCCCGTGGGCCAAAGAGTTGCTCGACGGGATGCTCGGGAACGACCTGCTCGGGTTCCACACGCAGCACGATTGTAACAACTTCCTCGATACCGTGGACCGCGCGCTAGAATGCCGAATCGACCGCGAACGGTTCGCGGTGCAGCGCGCGGGGCAGTCCACGACCGTGCGTCCGTTCCCGATTAGCGTCGATCCGGCGCTGGCCCAGGAGTACCTGGGCAACGATTGGGAAGACCGGGCGACCGCGCTGCGCAAGAAGCACCGACTGGGGGACCGCCCCCTGATCGTGGGTGTGGACCGCGTGGACTACACGAAGGGCATCCCGGAGCGGCTCCAAGCCGTGGATCGGTTGCTCCACAAGCACCCGGAACTGAAGGGGCAGTTCCACTTCGTGCAGGTCGGGGCGCCGAGCCGCACTCACATCCCGGCCTACCGGGACTTGACCGAAGAGGTGAACGCGCTGGCCGAAAAGATCAACTGGGAACACGGGACCGAGGACTGGCAACCGGTCGTGTTCCTCAACGAGCACCACGGACCGGAAGACATCTTCGTCCTTTACCGAACGGCCGCGGGGTGCATCGTCAGCTCGTTGCACGACGGGATGAACCTCGTCGCGAAGGAGTTCGTGACGGCACGCGACGACGAACGCGGGGTGCTTGTACTATCGCAGTTCACTGGAGCGGCCCGGGAACTGCCCGACGCGGTACTCGTGAACCCGTTCGACGTGGAAGAGATGGCCGACGGATTGCACGCGTCGCTCACGATGTCCGGATCGGAGCAAGAGCGCCGAATGCGCCGAATGCGCGGCCAGGTGGACGACCACAACATCTACCGCTGGGCCGGAATGCTCTTGTCGGAAGTGGGGAAACGCGTACCGGACCCCGTTTCCGTATCGGTGCCCGCGGCCGAACCAGAGGTCGAAGAACCGGAACCCATCGCGGCCCCGACTGCCCAAGAACGGCGGCAGGAGCACCACATCGCCCGCGAAACGTATCTGACCGCGATGTACCTCGCAAGTGCAGGTGTGTAG
- a CDS encoding c-type cytochrome domain-containing protein, producing MPRWFRSRTARAVACALLCSVSQTVSAQPEKKQPENKAGAPTKGVSFINDVAPILKENCFACHDAKKKSGKYDMTTYEKIRAGGVNGDPVVPGKPDLSEFHELLVTAEQRRMPPRDKGEAVPKDKTAVIAQWIKEGAKLDAGLDPKADLVKELRVRWAPPVPPKVYPFATIVNAVAFTPDNKQLVVGGHHELTVWDIATGKLTKRIYTRAERAYGLAFLPDGKLAVAGGRPGQEGDVRVYNIDAKGKVEDGVTILDGVNDKAVLLKHLFDVEDSVLCLAVTPDGKTLAAGGCDRAVRVFDLSEGLDKAKLVQTVENHADWVLGCALSADGKFLLTAGRDKTAKVWDVKGKESVVTFPEHQNIVYGVAVKADGSAGFSVGADKQLRTWKPNGEGKQVKNAGGHGDDVFKIVANPKQPLLATSSADKTVRLWNMETLAAGKSLAGLGDYVYTVAFSPDGELVVGGSYDGGVAVWKVKDGALVKAFNASPGLATKEPEPKKK from the coding sequence ATGCCGCGCTGGTTCCGTTCGCGTACCGCCCGCGCTGTGGCGTGCGCGCTGCTGTGTTCCGTTTCGCAAACGGTTTCCGCTCAGCCCGAGAAGAAGCAGCCGGAGAACAAGGCCGGGGCGCCTACCAAGGGAGTGAGTTTCATCAACGACGTTGCGCCGATCTTGAAAGAAAATTGTTTCGCGTGCCACGACGCGAAGAAGAAGTCTGGCAAGTACGACATGACCACTTACGAGAAGATCCGCGCGGGGGGCGTGAACGGCGACCCGGTGGTGCCGGGCAAGCCCGATCTGAGCGAGTTCCACGAACTGCTCGTCACGGCCGAACAGCGCCGGATGCCGCCGCGCGACAAGGGCGAGGCGGTGCCGAAGGACAAGACCGCGGTCATCGCCCAGTGGATCAAGGAGGGGGCCAAGCTCGACGCGGGCCTCGACCCGAAGGCGGACCTGGTGAAGGAACTGCGCGTGCGGTGGGCGCCGCCGGTGCCGCCGAAGGTGTATCCGTTCGCGACCATCGTGAACGCGGTCGCCTTCACGCCCGATAACAAGCAGCTCGTCGTCGGCGGGCACCACGAACTGACCGTTTGGGACATCGCGACCGGCAAACTCACCAAGCGCATCTACACGCGGGCCGAGCGCGCCTACGGGCTGGCGTTCCTCCCGGACGGCAAGCTCGCCGTGGCCGGCGGGCGCCCGGGGCAAGAGGGCGACGTTCGCGTGTACAACATTGATGCGAAAGGGAAGGTCGAAGACGGTGTTACGATTCTTGACGGCGTGAACGACAAGGCGGTGCTGCTCAAGCACCTCTTTGATGTGGAAGACTCGGTGCTGTGCCTCGCGGTCACGCCGGACGGGAAGACGCTCGCGGCCGGAGGGTGCGACCGTGCCGTGCGCGTGTTCGACCTCTCGGAAGGGCTGGACAAGGCCAAACTAGTTCAAACGGTCGAGAACCACGCGGACTGGGTGCTCGGGTGCGCGCTGTCCGCCGACGGCAAGTTCCTGCTGACCGCCGGGCGCGACAAGACCGCGAAGGTGTGGGACGTGAAGGGCAAGGAGTCCGTCGTCACGTTCCCCGAGCACCAGAACATTGTGTACGGGGTCGCGGTGAAGGCCGATGGCAGCGCCGGGTTCTCGGTAGGGGCGGACAAGCAGCTCCGCACGTGGAAGCCGAACGGCGAGGGCAAGCAGGTCAAGAACGCGGGCGGGCACGGGGACGACGTGTTCAAGATCGTCGCCAACCCGAAGCAACCGCTGCTCGCCACTTCGAGCGCCGACAAGACGGTCCGCTTGTGGAACATGGAAACGCTCGCGGCCGGTAAGTCGCTGGCCGGACTGGGCGACTACGTTTACACCGTGGCGTTCAGCCCGGACGGGGAACTCGTCGTGGGCGGGAGCTACGACGGCGGGGTCGCGGTGTGGAAGGTCAAGGACGGCGCGCTGGTGAAGGCGTTCAACGCCAGCCCCGGCCTCGCGACCAAGGAACCGGAACCGAAGAAGAAGTGA
- a CDS encoding HesB/IscA family protein encodes MIRARIGICFVPLLVLLVGCSVGAVDAPPEPAQAPTGAVFAPSRAALELAPPPRELVYVEITPDAARTVKWHIDDLKLKRGWLRYTLVPGGCMGFRNKLDLDPEPPTDQDFEFVANGVPCLVLKSQYHLVQGTRIDFGQKDGQSGFIVTAPHATARTKEAVSKWVNEETSKANDITSVGPK; translated from the coding sequence ATGATTCGCGCCCGAATCGGGATCTGCTTCGTCCCTCTTCTCGTGTTGCTTGTGGGGTGTTCGGTGGGAGCCGTCGACGCGCCCCCGGAGCCCGCGCAAGCGCCCACGGGGGCGGTATTCGCCCCTTCGCGCGCGGCTCTTGAACTGGCGCCGCCCCCGCGTGAACTGGTTTACGTGGAAATTACGCCGGACGCCGCCCGCACGGTAAAATGGCACATCGATGACTTGAAACTCAAGCGCGGGTGGCTCCGATACACGCTCGTACCGGGCGGGTGTATGGGGTTCCGGAACAAGTTGGACCTCGACCCGGAACCGCCGACCGATCAGGATTTCGAGTTCGTCGCCAATGGCGTGCCGTGCCTCGTGTTGAAGAGCCAGTACCATCTGGTGCAGGGTACGCGCATTGATTTCGGCCAGAAAGACGGCCAGAGCGGTTTCATTGTCACCGCCCCGCACGCGACCGCGCGAACGAAAGAGGCGGTCTCGAAGTGGGTGAACGAGGAGACCTCCAAGGCCAACGACATTACCTCTGTCGGGCCGAAGTAA
- a CDS encoding RICIN domain-containing protein: protein MFRALATLAACALLTAPVAADDKFVRLVNVDSGKVLSVKDNSEEASARAVLAKLEDDNKAQQWKLVKDGTHLKLVNRKSGKVLDVNDDSKEEGGDIIIWDDKDEGTDNQRWAWAGDGKERQLKSKSSGLVLDVDGEGQLIQKKADEKSKKQLWRVEEVK, encoded by the coding sequence ATGTTCCGCGCGCTCGCTACCCTGGCGGCCTGTGCCCTGCTCACCGCGCCCGTTGCGGCCGACGACAAGTTCGTGCGGCTCGTGAACGTGGATAGCGGGAAGGTGCTGTCCGTGAAGGACAACTCCGAAGAGGCCAGTGCCCGCGCCGTACTCGCCAAGCTCGAAGACGATAACAAGGCCCAGCAGTGGAAACTGGTGAAGGACGGCACGCACCTCAAACTCGTGAACCGCAAGAGCGGCAAGGTGCTGGACGTGAACGACGACTCGAAAGAAGAGGGCGGGGACATCATCATTTGGGACGACAAGGACGAGGGGACCGACAACCAGCGGTGGGCGTGGGCCGGCGACGGCAAGGAGCGCCAGCTCAAGAGCAAGTCGAGCGGGCTGGTGCTGGACGTTGACGGCGAGGGGCAGCTAATTCAGAAGAAGGCCGACGAGAAGTCGAAGAAGCAGCTCTGGCGGGTCGAAGAAGTGAAGTAA
- a CDS encoding alpha/beta fold hydrolase, translated as MSALPDVTDESCRTALAAFERHAVRTTFDTGRYVMRLATWGQGPPLVIIHGLSDAVRGFAMVMHHLAEHFTCIAYELPNGLDDGAKLGAYRHRDFAADLFALLDHLKLDRVALLGSSFGTTVALAALAAVPQRFTKCVLKGGFAYRPLKWYERLGARQGRYWTGRLCELPFREFAMRRADPATWSGCSPLSCALFLRCNGHTPIRAACRRAVALDTLDLRPVLPTIHTPVLLISGDRDRIVPRAREAVLANHLPDVRRVEFVDCGHYPQYTHPRATADAVANFLGE; from the coding sequence ATGTCCGCACTCCCCGACGTTACCGACGAATCCTGTCGCACCGCGCTCGCCGCATTCGAGCGGCACGCGGTGCGCACCACGTTCGACACCGGCCGCTACGTCATGCGGCTCGCGACGTGGGGGCAGGGGCCGCCGCTCGTCATCATTCACGGCCTCTCGGACGCGGTCCGCGGGTTCGCGATGGTGATGCACCACCTTGCAGAACACTTCACCTGCATCGCCTACGAACTCCCCAACGGACTCGACGACGGCGCGAAACTCGGTGCCTACCGCCACCGCGACTTTGCCGCCGATCTCTTCGCGCTCCTCGATCACCTAAAACTCGATCGCGTCGCACTGCTCGGGTCGTCGTTCGGAACGACGGTCGCGCTCGCGGCTCTTGCGGCCGTTCCCCAGCGGTTCACGAAGTGCGTACTGAAGGGCGGGTTCGCGTACCGCCCGCTGAAGTGGTACGAGCGGCTCGGCGCGCGTCAGGGGCGGTACTGGACCGGCCGATTGTGCGAACTGCCGTTTCGCGAATTCGCGATGCGGCGGGCCGATCCCGCGACGTGGAGCGGGTGCTCGCCGCTTTCGTGCGCGTTGTTCCTCCGCTGCAACGGGCACACGCCGATCCGCGCCGCGTGCCGCCGGGCCGTGGCCCTTGATACACTCGATCTGCGACCGGTGCTGCCAACGATTCACACGCCCGTTCTCCTGATAAGCGGTGACCGGGATCGCATCGTTCCCCGCGCACGCGAAGCGGTTCTGGCGAACCATTTACCGGACGTGCGCCGGGTCGAATTCGTCGATTGTGGCCATTACCCGCAATACACGCACCCCCGTGCGACCGCAGACGCCGTTGCGAACTTCCTCGGAGAATGA